AAGTCAGAAAACGCCTTGTCGCTGCGTTTCAACAGCTCCACCGCCTCAATCATTTGCCGCCTGCCTTCAATGGCTGCGGCAGTTAAATCTTCGGCGGAGAAAGGATCTAGCCCATACATGTGGGTATATTGAATGGCCCCAAACCGGGAGTTGGGTGAGGTGATTAGATAGGGCATGTCAAAGGGAAGAGGCTTGCCCGCTTTTTTGAACATAGCGATAAAAATATCCTTCAAAAGCGCTCCGTCGCGATATGCCTGCGGCACATTGCCCACCAGAAACATCAGCGTCATGGCCTGGCGCGTTTCACTGTTTTCCTTTGTAACGTTTGCGCCGGCAGAAATTGCGCACAGCGCGTCGCCGGAGCAGTCTACAACAAAGTCGGCAAAATAGGCTTTTCTGCCGGAAACGCTTTCACAAATTACGCCAGTGATGGTGCTGCCCTCCATAACGGCCTTTGAAAAGGCTGTTTGAAACAGCAGTTTAACACCTGCTTCGGCGCATTTTTGCTCCAACAGGTGCTTCATATACTCATAGTTCATGCTTTCGTTCCAAAAACCGCCCCAGAATCCTTTCTTGTCTAATTCGTTAATCAATTCCCGCATAATGCCATTTTTGTTCTCATGGTCAAAAATGGGGTTAATAAAGCCGCTGGTCCACATGCCGCCTAAACAGTTTTGCCGCTCAATCAAAAGGGTTTTTGCTCCACAGCGCGCAGCGGCAATGGCCGCACAGCTTCCGGCGGGGCCGCCGCCCACCACAATTACGTCAAACCGACCCGCCACCGGGGTTGTGAGCTGTTCATTCATAAATTCCATTTTTCTCTCCATTTTATTTATAATTTATTGATAATCCGTAATTCCTTTGCCGCTGTTGGGGTTAAAGTGTGAATATACCTGATCGGCGCAGAACAGCGCTAAAAGCACAGTGCAAATTGTTCGTTTCTGCCGCTGCGGTATTTTTTGAAACAGGCCGTCCAGAGCGGGAGCAATGAGGTAGACTGCTGCGCAGCCGCCCAGAGCGAAAACTAAAAGCCCTTCCAGACAAATCCGGCCGTTTAAATTGAGGAAATAACCGCTGTAATCCCACCATTTCATGCCTTTGCTGAACTCCAAGTACCAGGACGTGGCATATTCAACAACGCCGCACAGCACCATGGTAGCGGCAAACATAAGTACGGGCTTGCTTCTGAATTTTTTTAGCAAAATAAGAACCAAAACGCCGCCTGTCCCGTAAATAGGCAGCCACGGCCCAAAGGAAACGCCCCTGTTTACAAAAACGCCGTCCTTAAACAAATGCAGACTGACCTCCCACACCCAGCCAACAAAGGAAAACGCAAAAAATATTAAAATCAGCGACGAGACGCTGTAACTTCTGTTGTAATCTGCGCGGGCCCAGTGCCTTGCAGGAGCAGGGGGAATAAAATAATCGTTAACAGGATATTCGCCAATTTGCTCCTCTTTATCCAGCAGAACATCGCACAAACGGTCGACTCCCGAAACGCAGCCAGCTTTGGCTTGGGCGCGGAGTGCCATATAAAATTCTGCGTCTGTCAGCTTTTTATATGGCTGAATAAAAAGGATTTCCAGCAGGTTAAACGTAAGCATATTCAAAAGGCTCCACGGCAGGAACGAAATATCCAGCACAAAGGCCCTCCATTTGTTCCCTTTCATCATTTCACGAGAAAGAGAAATCGCCTCCCGCGGGCTGATGTCCGGATTTTCTGCAGCGATAAACGGAACAAGCCGGTAAGAGTATGTTTTAATCAATCCGCCGACAATGGTAAAGGTCCAAAAAAGCTGGAACAGCCACTTGACAAACATAATTTTTACAATGCTGAAACAGCGTTTAATGTGCCAGGGAAATAAAATCCTGTTGAGCCGCGTACGACTGTAAATTCTGGCCTCAAGCAGATACCGGCAGAAGCCAATTTGCAAAACGTTTTTTAGAAAAATAAAAATTAAAAAACTGATAAGAGCACCTGCACCGATAATAATGCCGGGGCTGATCCGGTCGCTGAACACAATTTGGTTTATGGTGTTCATAATTCCATAAATCACGCTGCCTGCACCCTGGGTGTTGTTTGCAAACTGCGACAACACGCCGCCTGTCCAGCGTTTTGCCGTGTCGTTTTCTATGCCCATTCCGCCCAGAAAGCTGTCGACGATTTCCGTGTTACTGGTGCTTTCCTGCCGCGCGTTATCCACTGTTTTAGCGGCAGATGCCCCGGCAGACGGCCTGCTGTTCGGATGAAACATCTGTTCCGCGCTTTTAACCGGACTTACGGCATATCCCAGGGCAATTGAAACAAGCATACAGGTTATGACAATGCCCAAATAATTTCTTTTTAATGCGCCTTTCGCGTGGTGCTTTAAATCTTTTCTGTTCCACATAGCTAATTCTCCCTGTTATTAAAATTGAAAAGCCGAAAGCGGCAGAATGATATGCCCCAAAACGGTGGTAATCAAAACCGTATAAAATAAAATTTTTCCAAAAAATTCTGCAAATCCGCTCTCATTATATTTCGACCGTATTCTGTTAATGACAACAATCAGAACGGTTGCAATCAGAACGGTGTAAATTCCCCACACATTGATAAACTCAAGCAGGCCGGTGTGCAAAGCATCGGGCACAAGATTTGCACCAATCATCAGGTTGGTTACAGTTCCGATTAAAATTGCGGGCATCATACCCAAAGAATCTGTTTGGTGGTGTGCACAAATATACAACGTTATCAGCGCCCAAATTCCCGTTCCGATTAATGCAATAATACATTTCAAATAAAGGCCGATAGAATTGCGCTTTAATTCCATCGCAGTTAAAACTTCTGAATAGCTCTCCGTGCCGCCGCCTTTGTAATAGGCGCCCTCTGTATTGGCACTGCGGCGGTGAATAAAGAGCGCAGTGCCGCTTCTGTCAAGAGAAAACCCCGCTGCGTTCAGCTTCGGATTAATTCCGCTGTTTTCCTTATCTGGAATAAGCACAATGTGCTCAATATTATCAAGGGGCTTTAAATAGAGCCTGAGCTGATACGACCCCAGGGGAAACCGTTTTGTGCCAAATTCCTTCGACACATCTGCCGTCACTTCAAAAAGCTGATAATTGTTTCCGTTTTCCCTGTGTTCATCCTTTTTCACAATGTTTTTTATAGTCCCCTCATACAGTTCAAAACGGTGCTCCATATCCAAATCGTCAAAGCCGCTCCAATTAAACCAGCATTTGAATGTGACAGCATATTTTGAGTTTTTAATATCCACGCTGTCCAGCCGCTCAACATACGTGCCGGTTGTCAATTTCGCAGCGTTAGCAGAGGCGGCGATTTCAGCCTCCGTATAGGTGTCTGCTTCTGTGAAATAATAGTCCCAGCTTAGCTGTTCATTTTTTTTATCTGCGATAAGATAAACGCTTGCAGAAGTGATAAAAGCTGCCGCTGCAAATGAGACAAAGCAAAACCAGAAAAGCAGCATTTTTCGCTGCTGCGATGTTAATTTGTATCGTTTCATATTTACAGGCCCCGCTTATTAAATTTGTTGGAAACTCAAAAAAATCCCCGGCATTGGTTGCCGGGGTAATTTTTATGAACTATAAATTGCCGCCGCGGTAAAGCGGATATTTTGCACAAAGTGCTTCTACGCGCTTTGCAACGGCTTCTTTGGAATTTTCAAAATCGGAAATGAGCATATGAATTAGCGTGCCGATTTCCACCATATCTTCCTCTTTCATGCCGCGGGAGGTAACCGCCGGCGTGCCGATGCGAATGCCGCTGGTGATGAACGGGCTTTTTGTTTCAAACGGAATGGTGTTTTTGTTCACCGTAATGCGCACCTCGTCCAGCCGTTTTTCCGCTTCTTTTCCTGTTACGTCAAAGTTCGTTAAATCTACCAGCATCAGGTGGTTTTCCGTGCCGCCGGAAACTAAGCGAAAGCCCTGCTTGGTTAAAGTGTCGGCCAAAACAGCCGCGTTTTTCACAATCTGATTCTGATAAGCCTTAAACTCGTCTGTTAACGCTTCTTTAAAGCATACGGCCTTAGATGCGATAACGTGCATCAGCGGGCCGCCCTGAATTCCGGGGAAAATGGCCTTGTCAATCATCTTCGCATATTCCTCGCGGCAGAGGATTAGTCCGCCCCTGGGGCCGCGAAGGGTTTTGTGGGTGGTGGTGGTTACAAAGTCGGCATAGGGCACCGGGTTGGGGTGCAGCCCTGCCGCAACCAAGCCTGCAATGTGGGCCATGTCCACCAAAAGATATGCGCCCACCTCTTTTGCAATTTGAGCAAAGCGCTCAAAATCAATGATTCTGGGATATGCGCTTGCGCCTGCAATAATCATTTTCGGCTTGCATTCCTTTGCAAGCTTTAAAATTTCGTCATAGTTAATTTTCTCGTCCTTTTCGCTTACGCCGTAGGGAACGATGTTAAAATATTTACCGGAAATATTCACCGGGCTGCCGTGGGACAAATGTCCCCCGTGAGAAAGGTTCATGGAAAGCACGGTGTCGCCGGGTTCAAGGGCAGCAAAAAACACGGCCAGATTGGCACTTGCGCCGGAGTGGGCCTGCACGTTTGCGTGCTCTGCGCCAAACAGCTCTTTTGCGCGCTCTCTTGCCAGTTCCTCGGCCTTGTCAACAACTTCGCAGCCGCCGTAGTAGCGTTTGCCGGGATAGCCTTCCGCATATTTATTGGTGAGCGGCGAGCCCATGGCGCTCATCACCGCCTCGGAAACACAGTTTTCCGAAGCAATCAGTTCAATGTTCCTGTTCTGCCGTTCCAGCTCTTCTGAGATAACGCCGGCAATTTCAGGGTCGGTGTTTTTTATGTAGTCGAAACCAAACATTTTTTATAAAACCTCTTTTCAGTTATGTAGTAAAACGACGGCAAAGCCGCCCGAAAGCCAAGCGGCTTATTTTTTCTTTTTCTTCTTTTTACCCTTAGAAGCGTGCTGAATTTTCTTCTTTTCCACCGGCGCTTCGGGGTGGGTTTTTAAAATAACCGCTGTTACAATGGACAGCACAATGAAATATACCGCCATTAAAATGAAAACAGAAACAACGGCGACCTTCATTGTGAAAGCCGGAACGAGCTTTGTAACAAACCCAAACCGCGGCGCATAGGTAACCAGTGCGGCAATGAACATGCCGAAAAAGATTGCGCTGTAGTTTTTGATTTTCGGAAATTTTGTTTTGCCCAGCACAAAAAACACAATTGCCGCCACGGCGGAAATGATGCCGATAATCCCCACGGTGTAAGCCGTTTGAATTGCGTAGCCCGCGCTGATAAAATTGTAGACGTAGAGCATAATGAGCGCCCCGCAGAGCAAAATTCCAAAGTTTAAAATCAGCCTGTTGGATAGTTTTTCCCGTTCTTCCCTTGTCATAACTTTTGTCATTTGTCCCCAATACCTTTCTGCCCATAGATATTTAACGCGCCCGGCGCGGGCAAAGCCGGGGGTTTCAATTGTTAACTGAGTTCGCCAAATGCATACATCACGGCGGTGAGCACGGCACAGCCGGCAGTTTCGGTGCGCAAAATCCGTTTTCCAAGCGTTACGGCAGGAATTCCCGCCGCGGAAAATGACGCAATCTCCTCCGATTCAAACCCGCCCTCAGGGCCGATGAAAAAGCCCAGGCTTTTTGGTTTTCCATTGCCGGAAGCGGCCTCTAAAACAGATTTTAGCGGCATGTCCCGCTCGTTTTCATAGGCCGCAAAGGTAACGTCCAGCGCGCCGGCCATTAAAATGGCCTCAGGAAGCGGAACAACGCCTGTTACCTCAGGAATTACGCCTCTGCCGCACTGTTTTACAGACTCTGCCGCAATTTTGCGCCAGCGGGCAAGCTTTTTTTCCTCCGCCTTTGCGTCCCGCACAGCCGCCACACAGCGGTGGGCGGATACGGGCACAATACGGCCAATTCCCAGCTCGGTGCACTTTTCAATGATGAAATCCATCTTTCCCTGCTTGGGCAAAGCCTGAAACAGGGTAACGGCAAGCTCCGGCTCTGCCAGACAGGGGTGCGATTCGTTGATGTTCAGCTCCACCCGGTCTTTATAAAGGTCTGTAATAACAGCGGAGAAGTCTGTTCCCTGGCCGTCGCACAGGGTGATCGCGTCGCCCGCTGATAGTCTTAAAACCTTAGTAATGTGAGCCGCGTCGCTGCCGGAGATAACGGTGTGCCCATTTATAATTGAGTTTTTTTCTATAAAAAATTTCGGCATTTTTCCGCCTTTCTAAGCAAAAAACGCTTATTCATTATATCATTTTGCGTCCGGTTTGTCAAGAGAAGACGCACCGGCTTTGCCGCCGGCAAAAAACGCGTGCAGAGCGGCGCAGTCTGAAAAAAACGCGTCGGAGCGTGCGCGGATTTGTGTTTCGTCCTGAGCAGAATTCCGGTCTGCCACGGCAACGACTGCAATGTTTGCAGCATTTGCCGCCTCCACGCCGGCCAGGGAGTCTTCCACCACCAAACAATCGTCAGGGGATGCACCGAGGGCGGACAAAATCAGCTCATGCACCTGAGGCGAGGGCTTTAGCTCTGTTACATCGTCCCGGGTGTAAATGCGCGAAAACAGCGCGCCAAAGTTTGCCTTGCTTTTGATGTTTTCATTCCACTGCATATACTTTTCCACATTGGCCCGGGAGGTGGTGCTGGCAAGCACCAGGGTTCGCCCCTGCGCCTTTAAATAAGACAGCAGTTCCGCCGCGCTGGGCTTTAACTTCACGGTGTTTTTCAAATAGCCGTCTGCTATTTCATACCGCAGTTTGTGAATGTCCTCCGCTGACAGGCCTGATCCGCAAAGCATTCCTAAACTGGCACAGTAAGCTGCATAGGGGGCTTTTTCTCCGCGGAACCGGGTTAAAAGCTCGTCACGCCGCGTTTGAATAACGGTTTCTTCTTCAGGATGGCCGCCCAACTGCAAAATCAGCCTGCGGTCCACCTCGTTCCACATGCCGACCGAGTCTATCAGTGTGCCATCTAAATCGAAAATGATTACCTTTTTATCTTTCAGCATTGCTTACTTTTTATAAATATCCGCGTTTTCTAATCGGCGCATAGCTTCTTTCGTCTGCTCCGGGTCGCCGAAAGCCGTGAGCCGGAAGAACCCTTCGCCATTTTCGCCAAAACCCGCCCCCGGCGTGCCGTTGATGGAAAGCTTGGTGAGCAAATAGTCGAAAAAGTCCCACGACTTCATGCCTTCCGGGCACTTAAGCCAGATGTAGGGTGAATTTTCGCCGCCGGTGTAGAAAATGCCCAGCTTTTTCATGGTTGCTACAATTACTTTGGCGTTTTCCATATAACCGTCAATGTTTTCCTGAATTTGCTTTCTGCCCTCGGGGGAGAACACCGCCTCGGCACCACGCTGAACGATATAGTTCACGCCGTTAAACTTGGTGGTTTGGCGGCGCAGCCACATTTTGTTTAAGGAAAGACCGTCTGACTCCAGCTCCAGAGGAACAACGGTGTAACCGCAGCGCGTTCCCGTAAAGCCTGCCGTTTTCGAGAACGAGCAGAATTCAATGGCACATTTTTTCGCGCCCTCAATTTCAAAAATACTGCGGGGAAGGGAGCTGTCCCGCACAAAGGCCTCATAGGCTGCGTCGAACAGAATTATCGCGTGGTTATCAATTGCATAGTCCACCCACGCTTTCAGCTGATCTTTGGTATAAACCGCACCGGTGGGATTGTTGGGCGAGCACAGGTAAATAAGGCCGGCTTTCACCGCTTCGTCCGGCATGGGCAAAAAGCCGTTTTCTTCATTGGCGTTCATGTAAACAATATTTCTTCCGTCCATGATGTTCGTGTCCACATACACTGGATACACCGGGTCGGGAACCAGTACGGTGTTGTCTTTGTCGAACAAATCTAAAATGTTGCCCACATCACTTTTTGCTCCGTCGCTGACAAAAATTTCATCTAATTCCAGGCTTACGCCTTTTTCTTTATAATAATTTAAAATGGCTTCTTTTAAAAAGCCATAACCCTGCTCCGGGCCATATCCGCGGAAGCTTTCTGCTTTGCCCATTTCGTCGCAGGCCTTTTTCATGGCGTTTACCACGGCGGGGCAAAGGGGGCGGGTTACGTCGCCAATGCCAAGCTTAATGATGGGAAGCGCCGGATTGGTTTTTTGAAAATCTGCCACTTTTTTTCCGATGGTGGAAAACAGATAGCTCTGTTGTAAATTTTTGTAATTGGTGTTTAAGTTCATATGTTGCATCTCCTCCAAAGTATGTTGTATGTTTATACCTCAACCTCGCCGCAAAACGCATAGGCGGCAGGGCCGGTCATGTAAACCGCGTCGTCTGTGTAACAAATGGTTAAATCGCCGCCGCGGAGCTTTACCAAAATGTCTGCACCCTTTTCGCACAGTCCATTTTCACAGGCGGCTACCGCCGCCGCACAGGCGCCTGTGCCGCAGGCCCAGGTTTCGCCGCTGCCGCGTTCCCACACGCGCATTGTAAGTTCGTTTTTGCCCGTTAACCGAACAAATTCGGTGTTCACCCGCTCCGGGAACAGGGGGTCGTTTTCAAACCCGGGGCCAATTTTTTCAAGGTCTAAGCCATAGGGGTCGTCTGTAAAAATTACGTTGTGTGGATTGCCCATGGAAACACAGGTGATTTTGTGCACCTCGCCGCCCACTGTTGTTTCAAAGCCCACAATTTTGTCGCCGGTGAGCGTTACGGGGATTTTCTCCGGCGCAAGCTCGGCTTTGCCCATGTTCACGCGCACCGCCGCCACTTCGCCGTTTTCTACGGAAAGGGTCAGGCGCTTTGTTCCGCTTTTCGTTTCCACCAAGATGGTGGTTTTAGAAACAAGCCCGTGGTCGAACAAAAATTTTCCCACACAGCGAATGGCGTTGCCGCACATGTTCCCCTCCGAGCCGTCGGCATTAAACATGCGCATTTTTGCATCAGCTTTTTCAGGCTCGTCCGGCGGCAAAATCAGCACAATGCCATCGCCGCCCACAGAAAAGTGCCGGTCTGAAAGCCGAATTGCAAGCTCCTCGGGGTTTTCAATTTCTGTTTCAAAACAGTTAAAATAAATATAGTCGTTTCCAATGCCGTGCATTTTTGTAAAATGAAGTTTCATTTATCGATTCCTTTCTTTAAAGGGTCTGTGCCTCCATAGGTGGCGAGTACCGCCCGGGCGACCTTTTCTTTTGTCACACGCATGTCCATGGCGTGGCGCTTTAAATAGCTGTAGGCCTGGTCTTCTGACAAAGACAGCCGTTCCATGAGCACGCATTTTGCCCGGTCAATAATGCGGATTTCCTCAATCCGCTTTTGCAGCTGGACGTTTTCGTTCTTGAGCCCCAAAAGACGGCTGCGCGAGGCCTCTAACAGCTTCACCGCCTGATAGAAAAACGGTTTGTGAAAGGGCTTTTCCAGCACAAAAATCCCAAATTCCTCCACCCGTTCTAAAATGGAGTCTGCCAAATCGGATTTTACTAAAAGCATAACGCCGGAGACGGTAGAGTCTGCACAGTAAAGCGCAAAGTCGTGACCAAACTCGTCTGACAGCGGCGTGTTGATGATTACCAAATCGTAGTCGGCGTCAATCACCATGCGCCTTGCCTCGCTGCCGCTTGATGCAAAATCAAGGGTTTCACAGTCGCCCGAGGAAACCAGGTCTTTTAAGTAATTCTGGTTTTTGGGGGCGCTGTTGGCAATTAAAATGCTGTTCACGTTTCACTCTCCTTTTAAGGCAATTTCGGCCGCGATCAAACCGTTAAAAAGTAGGCGTTTTGGCAAAAAGCCTCCGCTGATTCCGCCGCCTGCATTGTTTCAAACTCTTTTATTTTGCAGGCTGTGTAAAAATCTACAAGCTGACGCGGCAAAACCGTGCTGATAAACGGGGAGTCTGCTGCGGCCTGCGCCGCGTCTTTTAAGGAAAGGGGCAGGCGTTCGCTGTTGCCAATGGCCTCTTGCGTTTCAGCAGGAGGGCAGAGGGGAAGACCGCGGGCAATGCCGTCTAACCCGGCGTTTAAAATCAGGCACAGGGCCAAATAGGGGTTTGAAGCTGCGTCCGGCGAGCGCAGGTTTACCGTTGTGCCGCCGGGCGTTTCCTTCACCCGGAGCAGGCTGGTCAAATTTTTGTAAGACCAGGAAACGTCGTTCGGCGCGCCGGTTCCAAACCGTTCATAGGAGTTGGTGAGGGGGTTTAAAAACACGGTTATTTCCGCGGCGTGGTTCAGCACACCGGCAATAAAGCTTTCGCTTACCGCGTTTGCACCGCCCTTTTCCAGCGATATGTTAACATGCAGGCCGCTTGCGGCCTCATTTTCTAAGGGAAGAGGCAGAAACGAGGCAAACAGCCCGTTTGAAGCCGCCATGGTTTTCACCACCGACTTAAAGGTGATGAAATTATCCGCCGCCAAAAGGGGCGGCGCGCTGTTAAAGTGAATTTCGTTCTGGCCCGGCCCCTTTTCGTGGTGGGAGGCCGAGGGGGAAATGCCCATTTTTTCTAAGGTGAGGCAAATATCACGACGCACGTTTTCGCCCTTGTCTAGGGGTGCCACGTCCAGATAGCCTGCATGGTCGAACGGAATGCTGGTGGGGCGGCCTGCGTCGTCCCGCTCAAACAGGTAAAACTCGCACTCTGTGCCGATTTGCGCCGTAAGCCCCTTTTTTTTCAGCTTTTGTTCTGTTTGCCGCAGCAGGTTTCGCCCGTCCCCTAAAAAGGGCGTGCCGTCGGAGCAGCGAATGTCGCAGAACAGCCGCACAACCCGCCCGTGGGACGGCCGCCAGGGCAGCACTTTTAACGTGGCGGGGTCGGGGAACAGGGAAAGGTCCGTATCCGTAAAATCCATCATTCCCAAAAGACGGGAGGCATCGAACGATATACCCGTTCGAAATGCCCGGGAAAGCTCACCGGGCATGATGGAAATGTTTTTCATGTTTCCAAAAATGTCGCAGAACGCCAAACGGATAAACTTCACGTCGTTTTCCGATACAAACTGCAGCACCTCTGATTGTGTATAGTCCATTATTCCACATCCTTTACGATGGTATAGGTTCCGCCTTCCAAATCGCAGCACGTACCGCCGCGCAAAAATGAATATCCTTTTGGCAGAACAATTTGGCCGTGAATGGTTTCCGGCGCGGTAACGCTGAGCACAATGGTGTTTATAGCGCCGCCTGCGTCAGTGTTTCGAATTTTGTTTACAAAGTCGTCTACGTTCCGGTCTGCACGTTTCCAGCCCACAGAAATTTTTCCGTCGGGTGCGGTAAACTCGGCTTTGGCAAACGCAAGTCCGTCCACAAATGAGGGGCAAACGTCCGCCCGGCGCACGTCGTCTGCATTGGGATTAAAGCGCAGTCCGGCCAAAGATTTTACAAACCAGCTGGCAATATCGCCCAAAAAATGGTGGTTTAAGGAAGGTATGTGTGCCGTTTCACCCTCTTGAAAGCTCAAATCCTTTTCAAAATTCTCGTATAACGTAGTAGCACCATCCTTTACCCATTGACCGTAACCAGGGTAAGTGTCATTTGTAATCATGGCGTATGCTAGTTCGCTTTCTCCCAGAGCGGACAGCACGTGGAATAGATAGCGGAGCCCGATCATGCCGGAGCTTAAGTGATCATTTTTCTCATGAATCATATCTAAAAGCACTTGCTTTGCCTGGGGAATCTCTTCGTCCTTAAACAGCCCCAGTGCTAAAAACAGCGCCTGAGAGGTCTGGCAGTTTCCGGCCGCGGTGCAGGTTTTAGGATCCATTAAATTGATGCGGAGGGCATTTAAAAGGTTTCCCGCAATGTGTGCCGCAAATCGCGCCTGGGGGAGAAGTCCCACTTGCTCAAACAGGAAAGATGCCTTGTTTGCCATATCGAATACGATAGCACTATCGGTAAGTTCTAGGGGTGCATCTGCCGAGTTAGTGGCGGCAGTGCCATCCTCCATGGGCTGGAGCCAGTCACCAAGACCAATGGCCAAAAGCCCCCGTTCGTCAAACTGGGTCGTGGCGTAGTGAAGATAGCGCATAATCATGGAGGCGTTGTCGATTATAATCTTTTTATCGCCGGTGTATTGATACGTGTAGTAGGGCAGGTTCACAATAACCGAATCCCACGCGGGGCCGTTGCCCCATTCAAAGCCCCAGCCGCCAGTGGGCACTATGCCGGGAACTGCGCCGTCCTCTCTTTGGCAGGCACGGATGTTTGCCAGCCATTCTGCAAAGCTTTTTTCTGCGCCCAGCCACTGGAGCATGTGCTCGGCAGACATGGAAGCGTCTCCCGTCCAGCCGTTTTTTTCCCGATGGGGGCAGTCTGTGGGAAAGTAGTAAAAGTTTGCAAGGTCTGAGCGGTGGGCCATTTCATATAATTTGTTCACGGTGCTGTCAGAGCAGGAGAAGCTGCCCCGCACCGGAAGGTCTGAGTGCATTTCAAGATAGGTCAGCGCATCCTTTGTGGCCTGATCTTCCGATAGGCCCTCCACAAACACATACTGAAACCCGTGGTAGGTAAAGCACGGCACAAACTCGGCCTCGCCGCCGCGACAGATGTAAACGTCTTTTTGGTTATATTTTT
This Congzhengia minquanensis DNA region includes the following protein-coding sequences:
- a CDS encoding FAD-dependent oxidoreductase, translated to MEFMNEQLTTPVAGRFDVIVVGGGPAGSCAAIAAARCGAKTLLIERQNCLGGMWTSGFINPIFDHENKNGIMRELINELDKKGFWGGFWNESMNYEYMKHLLEQKCAEAGVKLLFQTAFSKAVMEGSTITGVICESVSGRKAYFADFVVDCSGDALCAISAGANVTKENSETRQAMTLMFLVGNVPQAYRDGALLKDIFIAMFKKAGKPLPFDMPYLITSPNSRFGAIQYTHMYGLDPFSAEDLTAAAIEGRRQMIEAVELLKRSDKAFSDLDLICSSQVMGVRESVQVVGEYTLTANDLLSGASFPDGITKAAFNIDIHTQSNLGQDVRSVKPYEIPFRCLIPKDIHHLLVAGRTISGTHEAMASFRVTANCAAMGEAAGIAASHCAKHRTDVRSINIRELIPELL
- a CDS encoding DUF975 family protein, which gives rise to MWNRKDLKHHAKGALKRNYLGIVITCMLVSIALGYAVSPVKSAEQMFHPNSRPSAGASAAKTVDNARQESTSNTEIVDSFLGGMGIENDTAKRWTGGVLSQFANNTQGAGSVIYGIMNTINQIVFSDRISPGIIIGAGALISFLIFIFLKNVLQIGFCRYLLEARIYSRTRLNRILFPWHIKRCFSIVKIMFVKWLFQLFWTFTIVGGLIKTYSYRLVPFIAAENPDISPREAISLSREMMKGNKWRAFVLDISFLPWSLLNMLTFNLLEILFIQPYKKLTDAEFYMALRAQAKAGCVSGVDRLCDVLLDKEEQIGEYPVNDYFIPPAPARHWARADYNRSYSVSSLILIFFAFSFVGWVWEVSLHLFKDGVFVNRGVSFGPWLPIYGTGGVLVLILLKKFRSKPVLMFAATMVLCGVVEYATSWYLEFSKGMKWWDYSGYFLNLNGRICLEGLLVFALGGCAAVYLIAPALDGLFQKIPQRQKRTICTVLLALFCADQVYSHFNPNSGKGITDYQ
- the glyA gene encoding serine hydroxymethyltransferase is translated as MFGFDYIKNTDPEIAGVISEELERQNRNIELIASENCVSEAVMSAMGSPLTNKYAEGYPGKRYYGGCEVVDKAEELARERAKELFGAEHANVQAHSGASANLAVFFAALEPGDTVLSMNLSHGGHLSHGSPVNISGKYFNIVPYGVSEKDEKINYDEILKLAKECKPKMIIAGASAYPRIIDFERFAQIAKEVGAYLLVDMAHIAGLVAAGLHPNPVPYADFVTTTTHKTLRGPRGGLILCREEYAKMIDKAIFPGIQGGPLMHVIASKAVCFKEALTDEFKAYQNQIVKNAAVLADTLTKQGFRLVSGGTENHLMLVDLTNFDVTGKEAEKRLDEVRITVNKNTIPFETKSPFITSGIRIGTPAVTSRGMKEEDMVEIGTLIHMLISDFENSKEAVAKRVEALCAKYPLYRGGNL
- a CDS encoding 16S rRNA (uracil(1498)-N(3))-methyltransferase, with amino-acid sequence MPKFFIEKNSIINGHTVISGSDAAHITKVLRLSAGDAITLCDGQGTDFSAVITDLYKDRVELNINESHPCLAEPELAVTLFQALPKQGKMDFIIEKCTELGIGRIVPVSAHRCVAAVRDAKAEEKKLARWRKIAAESVKQCGRGVIPEVTGVVPLPEAILMAGALDVTFAAYENERDMPLKSVLEAASGNGKPKSLGFFIGPEGGFESEEIASFSAAGIPAVTLGKRILRTETAGCAVLTAVMYAFGELS
- a CDS encoding HAD family hydrolase; translation: MLKDKKVIIFDLDGTLIDSVGMWNEVDRRLILQLGGHPEEETVIQTRRDELLTRFRGEKAPYAAYCASLGMLCGSGLSAEDIHKLRYEIADGYLKNTVKLKPSAAELLSYLKAQGRTLVLASTTSRANVEKYMQWNENIKSKANFGALFSRIYTRDDVTELKPSPQVHELILSALGASPDDCLVVEDSLAGVEAANAANIAVVAVADRNSAQDETQIRARSDAFFSDCAALHAFFAGGKAGASSLDKPDAK
- a CDS encoding LL-diaminopimelate aminotransferase, which encodes MNLNTNYKNLQQSYLFSTIGKKVADFQKTNPALPIIKLGIGDVTRPLCPAVVNAMKKACDEMGKAESFRGYGPEQGYGFLKEAILNYYKEKGVSLELDEIFVSDGAKSDVGNILDLFDKDNTVLVPDPVYPVYVDTNIMDGRNIVYMNANEENGFLPMPDEAVKAGLIYLCSPNNPTGAVYTKDQLKAWVDYAIDNHAIILFDAAYEAFVRDSSLPRSIFEIEGAKKCAIEFCSFSKTAGFTGTRCGYTVVPLELESDGLSLNKMWLRRQTTKFNGVNYIVQRGAEAVFSPEGRKQIQENIDGYMENAKVIVATMKKLGIFYTGGENSPYIWLKCPEGMKSWDFFDYLLTKLSINGTPGAGFGENGEGFFRLTAFGDPEQTKEAMRRLENADIYKK
- the dapF gene encoding diaminopimelate epimerase; amino-acid sequence: MKLHFTKMHGIGNDYIYFNCFETEIENPEELAIRLSDRHFSVGGDGIVLILPPDEPEKADAKMRMFNADGSEGNMCGNAIRCVGKFLFDHGLVSKTTILVETKSGTKRLTLSVENGEVAAVRVNMGKAELAPEKIPVTLTGDKIVGFETTVGGEVHKITCVSMGNPHNVIFTDDPYGLDLEKIGPGFENDPLFPERVNTEFVRLTGKNELTMRVWERGSGETWACGTGACAAAVAACENGLCEKGADILVKLRGGDLTICYTDDAVYMTGPAAYAFCGEVEV
- a CDS encoding ANTAR domain-containing protein, whose protein sequence is MNSILIANSAPKNQNYLKDLVSSGDCETLDFASSGSEARRMVIDADYDLVIINTPLSDEFGHDFALYCADSTVSGVMLLVKSDLADSILERVEEFGIFVLEKPFHKPFFYQAVKLLEASRSRLLGLKNENVQLQKRIEEIRIIDRAKCVLMERLSLSEDQAYSYLKRHAMDMRVTKEKVARAVLATYGGTDPLKKGIDK